The Plasmodium relictum strain SGS1 genome assembly, chromosome: 9 genome window below encodes:
- the UCH54 gene encoding deubiquinating/deneddylating enzyme, putative — MSQENEHISEWCLIESNPCIFYDMLQKMGAKSISVEDVYGLEYFDDYIINKEEINMNHILSIKEYKNEKEKLEKFNEEKSERFYNDICIETKYNKLLKNNSYIYGIIFLFNIGNDYNNDKYIKHDIPENLFFAKQVIPNACATQAILSIVLNKDIELNEEIKNIKTFSKNFDSSMKGLTLSNCSFLRNIHNSYKAPIYIDKEDFYDDKKSTDAFHFVSYIQYDQSVYLLDGLQKGPVLIKSESDTEEKRDWIDIARGDIKKEIEQICNSKNEKDNRFNILAVIKDKEHIIQNFINIHRVIRQRTNIKLISLGENIELTDEINEDDYNFPKLPTIEDLPNDLNELHHIIQKSTLEINYLENLLSEQIEIKKSWHKELTFKFFNFYPFIMSSLNIMAKHKLLKEFYQKEKLKKSTG; from the coding sequence aTGTCGCAAGAAAATGAACATATTAGTGAATGGTGTTTAATTGAAAGTAATCcatgtattttttatgatatgCTTCAGAAGATGGGAGCAAAAAGTATTTCAGTAGAAGATGTGTATGGTTTAGAATACTTTGatgattatataattaataaagaagaaataaatatgaatcaCATTTTAAGTATAAAGGAATATAAGAATGAAAAAGAGAAATTggaaaaatttaatgaagaaaaaagtgAAAGATTTTATAACGATATATGTATagaaacaaaatataataaattattaaagaatAACTCTTATATTTATggtattatatttttatttaatataggaaatgattataataatgataaatatattaaacatGATATCCccgaaaatttattttttgcaaAACAAGTTATACCAAATGCTTGTGCTACTCAAGCTATATTATCAATTGTTTTGAATAAAGATATTGagttaaatgaagaaatcaaaaatataaaaacttttagtaaaaattttgataGTTCAATGAAAGGTTTAACATTATCAAATTGTAGCTTTCTCCGTAATATTCATAATTCTTATAAAGCTccaatatatatagataaagAAGATTTTtatgatgataaaaaaagtacTGATGCTTTTCATTTTGTTTCATATATTCAGTATGACCAATCTGTGTATTTATTAGATGGTTTACAAAAAGGACcagttttaattaaaagtgAAAGTGATACAGAGGAAAAAAGGGATTGGATAGATATTGCAAGGggagatattaaaaaagaaatagaacaAATTTGTAATtcgaaaaatgaaaaagataacagatttaatattttagCTGTAATTAAAGATAAGGAGCACATTATTCaaaatttcataaatattCATAGAGTTATTAGACAAAGaacaaatattaaattaatcaGTTTAGGAGAAAATATTGAATTAACTGATGAAATTAATGAAGATGATTATAATTTTCCAAAATTACCTACTATAGAGGATTTACCTAATGATTTAAACGAATTACATCATATTATTCAGAAATCCACCTTagaaattaattatttagaaAATCTTTTAAGTGAACAAATAGAAATCAAAAAATCTTGGCATAAAGAACttacttttaaattttttaatttctatcCATTTATTATGTCTTCACTTAATATTATGGCTAAGCATAAACTTTTAAAGGAATTTtatcaaaaagaaaaattaaaaaaatcaacAGGATAA